aaaaaaaaaacctaatcatgaatccctagaagaagaagaagaaaatttcacTATTGATatttaatttatcatgtatacataaaaatatacatttaataaaCAACAtatcgaaattctttatttttttagaagtgaCGTGTTGACTTGTTGACTTGTTGTGTCATGTCGTGTGTTACGTGCTAGTATTGGTGCTACTTAGGTTTCAGCAGGCTAAAGCTGGAGTTGAAGTTGGAGCTGGTACATTAAATAGTTCTCTGCAGCTCGATTGGTTTTTTGCCgtccaaacaccggaaaatcggcaaataatttttcaaaaacagtTTTCCTCCAAACAAATGACCCTTAgtgtaatttttaatttctctgaTGTTGgagaaggatttttttttttttttcgggagaAGGAAGGTTGATGAGTCATTAGTTTATATCCGCTTCTCCAATAAGACCAATGGCACGTTGATCCACGATTGAAGAGAGTTATTCCTTGTGACATAAACCCCAATCTCTTAAGAGTTCATCGCTAgatagttttattttattgattcGAAGCAAAGTTTCCCTACAAATACTCACCACCATACCTCATTTACCTCCAACTTAACAACAACACGCACACTAATTACCCCCAAGTCACCAACTTCTCGCTTTCTTGCTGAGAGATGGATGCCAAGAAACCTTCCTCATCAGCTGCTTTGTTCCTTTGCCTCATCAACCTCCTCTTAATTGCCCTAGCGAGCGGATGCGGTACTTGCGTTCAGCCGAAACCGATGCTGAACCCTAATCGTATCGCTAACCCGTTCTCTCCGAGAGGCTCTAGTTGCCCTAGAGATGCGCTGAAGCTGGGCGTGTGCGCCAAAGTGCTCGATGGGCCGGTCAACGCCGTCGTCGGAACACCGCCGGACATGCCTTGTTGCTCGGTCCTGGAGGGGCTTCTCGATCTTGAAGCAGCCGTCTGCCTTTGCACCGCCATTAAAGCCAACATCCTCGGGATCAACCTCAACATCCCCATTTCCCTCAGCTTGCTCATCAACGCTTGTGGCAAGAACGCCCCATCTGGCTTCCAATGTGCCTAACAAGAACCGATCAATGATCGTAACTTGCTCCATTATCGTTGTTGTTGTGTTCTCTTGCATTAGCCGAAGTTGTTGTCGGGT
This sequence is a window from Rhodamnia argentea isolate NSW1041297 chromosome 3, ASM2092103v1, whole genome shotgun sequence. Protein-coding genes within it:
- the LOC115729963 gene encoding 14 kDa proline-rich protein DC2.15 produces the protein MDAKKPSSSAALFLCLINLLLIALASGCGTCVQPKPMLNPNRIANPFSPRGSSCPRDALKLGVCAKVLDGPVNAVVGTPPDMPCCSVLEGLLDLEAAVCLCTAIKANILGINLNIPISLSLLINACGKNAPSGFQCA